One stretch of Pigmentiphaga aceris DNA includes these proteins:
- a CDS encoding acyl-CoA reductase produces MTTHTVQAGYLPGLTADEVAWQQLSFSQHGTRVDVAVPMLTALQMNALAERVRRASALHLKTMSVSDIIGVIDRAMARLLDRDDPFRQQADQWLPVVTGFDADMVRLGLTAFFKTFRAPQLHRFVAEDFANPKVLDGFQPTPKGGAVRAFGPDLLVHSWAGNVPALALWSFVCGLLVKAGNIGKLPSAEPLFAGWFARLLAEVHPPWVECMAVVWWRGAGDDGAAELYAQADTVVAYGGNDSLDAIRKRLPVTTRFLPHGHKLGVGLIGVSALDTLKAPPLARLAAWDVMRYDQQGCYSPHVFYVERGGAVTPRAFADYLAAELANLHRRFPRRAQGLDDAAAVAKWQQAFEWKLLAAEHRQDALIGGPTTAWQVAYRDQLQPLAPTALQRSIQVVAVDALESVMPVIGAQRRYLQTAGVAASPEALYRLADMLGAAGVTRISAIGAMSAPEAGWHHDGRFNLLDLVRMTEIENSAEMAAQPLARYAD; encoded by the coding sequence ATGACGACGCACACGGTCCAGGCCGGGTACCTGCCCGGACTGACGGCGGATGAAGTCGCATGGCAGCAGTTGAGCTTCTCGCAACATGGCACGCGCGTGGACGTGGCCGTGCCCATGCTGACCGCGTTGCAGATGAATGCGCTGGCCGAGCGCGTGCGCCGCGCCAGTGCCTTGCATCTGAAGACCATGAGCGTGTCGGACATCATTGGCGTGATCGACCGCGCAATGGCCCGTCTGCTGGATCGCGACGATCCGTTCCGGCAACAGGCAGACCAGTGGTTGCCGGTGGTCACGGGCTTCGACGCCGACATGGTGCGCCTGGGGCTGACAGCATTTTTCAAGACGTTCCGCGCACCCCAGTTGCACCGTTTCGTGGCCGAGGATTTTGCGAATCCCAAGGTGCTGGATGGTTTTCAGCCGACGCCCAAGGGCGGGGCGGTTCGTGCCTTCGGCCCGGACTTGCTGGTGCACAGCTGGGCCGGCAATGTCCCGGCGCTGGCCTTATGGAGCTTTGTCTGCGGCCTGTTGGTGAAGGCTGGCAATATCGGCAAATTGCCCAGCGCCGAGCCGCTTTTCGCCGGGTGGTTCGCGCGTTTGCTGGCCGAGGTGCATCCGCCTTGGGTGGAGTGCATGGCGGTGGTGTGGTGGCGCGGTGCGGGCGACGACGGCGCGGCCGAGTTGTATGCGCAGGCCGACACCGTGGTGGCCTATGGCGGCAATGATTCGCTGGACGCCATTCGCAAGCGCTTGCCGGTGACCACCCGCTTTTTGCCTCACGGCCACAAGCTAGGCGTCGGCCTGATTGGCGTGTCGGCGCTCGACACTTTGAAAGCACCGCCACTGGCGCGCCTGGCCGCCTGGGACGTGATGCGTTATGACCAGCAAGGGTGTTATTCGCCCCACGTCTTTTACGTGGAACGGGGCGGCGCGGTTACGCCACGTGCCTTTGCCGATTACCTGGCAGCGGAATTGGCCAACTTGCATCGGCGCTTCCCGCGTCGGGCACAGGGTCTTGATGATGCCGCTGCGGTGGCCAAGTGGCAGCAGGCATTCGAGTGGAAGTTGCTTGCCGCCGAGCACAGGCAGGACGCCTTGATCGGCGGGCCGACCACTGCCTGGCAAGTGGCATACCGCGACCAGCTTCAGCCGTTGGCACCCACGGCGCTTCAACGCAGCATTCAGGTGGTGGCGGTTGACGCGCTGGAATCGGTGATGCCCGTCATCGGCGCACAGCGCCGGTATCTTCAGACTGCCGGGGTCGCCGCGTCGCCAGAAGCGCTTTATCGCTTGGCCGATATGCTGGGCGCGGCCGGTGTGACGCGGATCAGTGCCATCGGCGCGATGAGTGCGCCGGAAGCAGGCTGGCACCACGATGGCCGCTTCAACCTGCTGGACCTGGTGCGCATGACCGAAATCGAGAACTCAGCCGAAATGGCTGCGCAGCCGCTGGCGCGATATGCAGATTGA
- the kynU gene encoding kynureninase, whose translation MTLDDCRALDHADPLRELRDLFTLPDGVIYLDGNSLGVMPTATPARVADVVAQEWGNGLIRSWNTASWIDMPQRLGNKLARLIGAAPDEVMCTDSTSINLYKVLFAAMSQAIDSGEPQRRTVVSERSNFPTDLYIAESLCRERGFTLKLVERVEDIPAALTPEVAVLMLTHVNYRTGVMHDMAALTEAAHAAGALTVWDLAHSAGAVPVKLNACNADFAIGCGYKYLNGGPGAPAFVWVNARHASRFEQPLSGWFGHAAPFAFTPHYQPAPGAARYLCGTQPIISLSALECGLDTVLAAEPFNADGEPMSALRIKSLALTDAFIALIEARCPGRFTLVTPREHGQRGSQVCLAMADAAEAQGNAAYAIVQALIARGVIGDFRAGDAQTPHILRFGFTPLYLSFEDVWHSVEHFVQVLEKEEWRRPEFNQKNAVT comes from the coding sequence ATGACCCTCGACGATTGCCGCGCTCTCGATCACGCCGACCCGCTGCGCGAACTGCGCGACCTGTTCACCCTGCCCGACGGCGTGATCTACCTCGACGGCAACTCGCTCGGCGTGATGCCGACCGCCACCCCCGCGCGCGTCGCCGACGTGGTGGCGCAGGAATGGGGCAATGGCCTGATCCGCTCCTGGAACACCGCCAGTTGGATCGACATGCCGCAGCGCCTGGGCAACAAGTTGGCTCGGCTGATCGGTGCCGCGCCGGACGAAGTGATGTGTACCGACAGCACCTCGATCAACCTCTACAAAGTGCTGTTCGCCGCCATGAGCCAGGCGATCGACAGCGGCGAGCCGCAACGCCGCACCGTCGTGAGCGAGCGCAGCAACTTCCCGACCGACCTGTACATCGCCGAATCGCTCTGTCGCGAACGCGGCTTCACGCTTAAGCTGGTGGAACGCGTCGAGGATATTCCCGCCGCGCTCACGCCTGAGGTTGCGGTGCTGATGCTTACGCACGTCAACTACCGCACCGGCGTCATGCACGACATGGCCGCGTTGACAGAAGCGGCACACGCCGCCGGTGCACTCACCGTGTGGGACCTGGCGCACAGCGCGGGCGCAGTACCGGTCAAGCTCAACGCATGCAATGCCGACTTCGCGATCGGCTGTGGCTACAAGTATTTGAACGGTGGCCCCGGCGCGCCTGCCTTCGTGTGGGTGAACGCGCGCCATGCGAGCCGCTTCGAGCAGCCGCTGTCTGGCTGGTTTGGCCACGCCGCACCTTTCGCGTTCACGCCGCATTACCAGCCCGCACCGGGCGCGGCGCGCTACCTGTGCGGCACGCAACCGATCATCAGCCTGTCGGCGCTTGAATGCGGACTCGACACCGTGCTGGCCGCTGAGCCCTTCAACGCCGACGGCGAGCCGATGTCAGCGCTGCGCATCAAGTCGCTCGCGCTGACCGACGCCTTCATCGCCCTGATCGAGGCACGCTGCCCTGGCCGCTTCACGCTCGTCACGCCACGTGAACACGGCCAGCGCGGATCGCAGGTGTGCCTGGCGATGGCCGATGCCGCCGAAGCGCAGGGCAATGCGGCGTACGCCATCGTGCAGGCGCTCATTGCCCGCGGGGTAATTGGTGACTTCCGCGCTGGCGACGCGCAGACGCCGCATATCCTGCGCTTCGGTTTCACGCCGCTGTACCTGAGCTTCGAGGACGTCTGGCATTCGGTCGAACACTTCGTGCAAGTGCTGGAAAAAGAAGAGTGGCGGCGCCCCGAGTTCAATCAGAAAAACGCGGTGACCTGA
- the kynA gene encoding tryptophan 2,3-dioxygenase: protein MHQTEKIVQDEKAQLDFSQSMSYGDYLHLDQILNAQHPLSPAHDEMLFIVQHQTSELWMKLMLHELTAATHCIATEQLPDAFKMLSRVTRIMEQLVNAWTVLSTMTPPEYSAMRPYLASSSGFQSAQYRCIEFSLGNKNAAMLKPHAHRADLLAQVEAAYCAPSLYDEALRLLARSGLAIPSEYVERDWTQPYVASDVVEQAWLAVYRNPKQHWDLYQLGEKLTDIEDAFRLWRFRHVTTVERVIGFKRGTGGTGGVSYLRKMLDVVLFPEIWRLRTEL, encoded by the coding sequence ATGCATCAGACCGAGAAAATTGTTCAGGACGAAAAGGCGCAACTCGACTTCAGCCAGTCGATGAGCTACGGCGACTACCTGCACCTGGACCAGATCCTGAACGCGCAGCATCCGCTATCACCGGCGCACGACGAGATGCTTTTCATCGTGCAGCATCAAACCAGCGAGCTGTGGATGAAGCTCATGCTGCACGAGCTGACCGCAGCCACGCACTGCATCGCCACCGAGCAGTTGCCCGATGCCTTCAAGATGCTGTCCCGCGTAACGCGCATCATGGAACAGCTCGTGAACGCATGGACGGTGCTATCGACCATGACGCCGCCCGAGTACAGCGCAATGCGGCCTTACCTCGCGAGTTCGAGCGGCTTCCAGAGCGCGCAGTACCGTTGCATCGAGTTCTCGCTGGGCAACAAGAACGCGGCGATGCTCAAGCCCCACGCGCACCGTGCCGATCTGCTCGCACAGGTAGAAGCGGCCTACTGTGCCCCATCGCTCTACGATGAAGCGCTGCGCCTGCTGGCGCGCAGCGGCCTGGCCATACCGTCGGAATACGTAGAACGCGACTGGACACAGCCTTATGTGGCGAGCGACGTGGTGGAGCAAGCCTGGCTCGCCGTCTACCGCAACCCGAAGCAACACTGGGACCTGTACCAGTTAGGCGAAAAGCTCACTGACATCGAAGACGCTTTCCGGCTCTGGCGCTTTCGCCACGTGACGACCGTGGAACGCGTGATCGGCTTCAAGCGCGGCACTGGTGGCACCGGGGGCGTG
- the kynB gene encoding arylformamidase — protein MTKRIWDISPPVHEGSPVFPGDTPYQQRWAASIGPGCPVNVSEITLSPHVGAHADAPLHYAPDGTTIGDIDLTPFLGPCRVIHAIACGPLIEWAHIAHAIKDLPSRVLVRTYQRAPVEWDGALAAYAPATIERLAALGVTLIGIDTASIDPADSKTLDSHQVIRRMNLRVLENLVLDDVPEGDYELIALPLKLVSADASPVRAVLRSL, from the coding sequence ATGACAAAACGAATCTGGGATATCTCCCCACCTGTGCACGAAGGCTCTCCGGTCTTTCCCGGCGACACGCCCTACCAGCAGCGCTGGGCCGCAAGCATAGGCCCGGGTTGCCCCGTGAACGTCAGCGAGATCACGCTGTCGCCGCACGTCGGTGCGCACGCCGATGCGCCCCTGCACTACGCCCCCGACGGCACCACGATCGGCGACATCGACCTCACGCCCTTCCTCGGCCCTTGCCGCGTGATTCACGCCATCGCGTGTGGGCCGTTGATCGAGTGGGCGCACATCGCGCATGCCATCAAAGATCTCCCGTCGCGCGTGCTGGTGCGTACCTACCAGCGCGCACCTGTCGAATGGGACGGTGCCCTTGCCGCCTACGCACCGGCCACTATCGAACGCCTTGCCGCGCTCGGCGTGACGCTGATCGGCATCGACACCGCCAGCATCGACCCAGCCGACAGCAAGACGCTCGACAGCCACCAGGTCATCCGCCGCATGAACCTGCGCGTGCTCGAAAACCTCGTGCTCGACGATGTGCCCGAAGGCGACTACGAACTCATCGCACTGCCGCTGAAGCTGGTGAGCGCCGACGCTTCCCCCGTTCGCGCAGTGCTGCGCAGTCTATGA
- a CDS encoding long-chain fatty acid--CoA ligase: MDKLAPLVADILDFIAADGCSDDQFDALALRLFAHQFAANAPYRSFCQQRGVTTRKVNTWRDIPAVPIDAFKATELRCAPPSEQERVFMTSGTTRADTRGRHFHPLLDVYDLSMIRNFAQRFMRGDARMPMGVLFPDEVAMPNSSLAHYLALAKSTFGSDDSRYFMTPQGIDLPALWQTLDAAVARGEPYALLGASYSIVHVLDALQAQGKRFQLPAGSRILDTGGYKGQSRELPLETFYASLSDLLGVPRTHCINMYGMTELSTQFYDDGNAEVPSVKSGPHWIRSRLVDPVSGQDVAPGERGILVHCDLANFNSVTTILTEDVGVARGAGFLLLGRAEGVDAKGCSLAVEEFLRATSA, from the coding sequence ATGGATAAGCTCGCCCCGCTGGTCGCGGACATTCTCGACTTCATTGCGGCGGACGGCTGCTCGGACGATCAGTTCGATGCCCTCGCGCTTCGCCTGTTTGCCCATCAATTTGCCGCCAATGCGCCGTATCGCAGCTTCTGCCAGCAGCGTGGGGTGACCACGCGCAAGGTCAACACCTGGCGGGATATTCCGGCGGTGCCTATCGATGCGTTCAAGGCAACGGAATTGCGCTGTGCGCCGCCGTCTGAGCAGGAACGCGTTTTCATGACCAGCGGCACGACACGTGCCGATACGCGCGGACGTCACTTTCATCCGCTGCTGGATGTCTACGACCTTTCGATGATCCGCAATTTTGCGCAGCGCTTCATGCGTGGCGACGCGCGAATGCCCATGGGCGTGTTGTTCCCCGACGAAGTGGCCATGCCGAATTCATCGCTCGCGCATTATCTGGCGCTGGCGAAGTCGACATTCGGGTCGGACGACAGCCGCTATTTCATGACGCCGCAGGGCATTGACCTGCCCGCGCTGTGGCAGACCCTGGACGCTGCCGTTGCGCGCGGTGAGCCGTATGCGCTGCTGGGCGCGAGCTACAGCATTGTCCACGTGCTGGATGCCTTGCAGGCGCAGGGCAAGCGTTTCCAGCTGCCTGCGGGAAGCCGCATTCTGGACACCGGCGGCTACAAGGGGCAGTCACGCGAGTTGCCGCTTGAGACCTTCTATGCTTCGCTGTCGGACCTGCTGGGCGTGCCGCGTACGCACTGCATCAACATGTACGGTATGACTGAACTGAGCACGCAGTTCTATGACGACGGCAATGCCGAGGTGCCGTCGGTCAAGTCTGGGCCGCACTGGATTCGTTCGCGCCTGGTAGACCCGGTTTCCGGGCAGGACGTAGCCCCCGGCGAACGCGGCATTCTGGTGCATTGCGACCTGGCCAATTTCAATTCGGTCACGACCATCCTGACCGAAGATGTCGGTGTGGCGCGCGGGGCAGGGTTCCTGCTGCTGGGACGTGCCGAAGGCGTGGACGCCAAGGGATGTTCGCTGGCGGTGGAAGAGTTCCTGCGGGCAACTTCGGCATGA